In Clostridium sp. DL-VIII, the following proteins share a genomic window:
- a CDS encoding GAF domain-containing protein — MFDIKVFEDMSTESKLDNMLIMLEGLVSDEDLPITKLCNASALINALIGRINWCGFYLVNDNALKLGPFQGMPACTKIEIGKGVCGLAALKRETLLVNDVHNFEGHIACDAASNSEIVIPIVRDDKLIGVLDLDSAEFGRFTELERKYLEKAISILNKYIEWNAII; from the coding sequence ATGTTTGATATAAAAGTTTTTGAAGATATGAGCACTGAAAGTAAATTAGATAATATGCTGATCATGCTCGAAGGGTTAGTTAGTGATGAAGATTTACCAATAACTAAACTGTGTAATGCCTCTGCCTTAATAAATGCATTAATAGGAAGAATAAATTGGTGCGGATTTTATTTAGTTAATGATAATGCTCTTAAATTAGGGCCATTTCAAGGCATGCCTGCTTGCACAAAAATTGAAATAGGAAAGGGGGTCTGTGGTTTAGCGGCATTAAAAAGAGAAACTTTGTTAGTTAATGATGTACATAATTTTGAGGGACATATAGCCTGTGATGCGGCTTCAAACTCAGAAATAGTTATTCCTATAGTAAGAGATGATAAGCTTATAGGTGTTCTTGATTTGGATAGTGCTGAATTTGGCAGGTTTACAGAACTAGAAAGAAAATATTTAGAAAAAGCAATTTCAATATTGAATAAATATATTGAATGGAATGCTATAATTTAG
- the mutL gene encoding DNA mismatch repair endonuclease MutL, with protein sequence MKRINILNEDTANKIAAGEVVERPSSVVKELVENSIDANSKNITIEIEEGGISLIRIIDDGEGIYKDDIAKAFLPHATSKIKGSEDIYNIHTLGFRGEALPSIASVAKVNLKSKQENEEFGYEIFIEGGKASEVMECGVNKGTLLEVRDLFYNVPARKKFLKSVSKEGSLISDIITRLALANPKISFKLYNNQKKILHTFGNGELKDVIRTIYGKSITDNILYFNDASDLITVYGYVGTEEIARGSRNNQSVFVNKRYIKNRALAIAVEQAFKSFSTVNKFPFFILFIEVYPEYVDVNIHPTKAEVKFNDERMIFQKIFGAVHTTLKSEVFDTFAIKEEEPKNSPIPTFEEITFKIKEEEEKVKVANSAVKTLMEQGKDLKVNNYSNNEDRTMNAYNVTSTYDSNISIENKDFNEEGKNRVEIPVDLKSNNDIEEKFSEDNNAEEDNYNPIVMLNSKEYSKIDEEKPIAKFPPISIIGQYNKTYILGEYDGTLYMIDQHAAHEKILFEKYLKEIENGTIIIQPLIVPSIIDLSMDDYSYFEENKEIFKQAGFLLEEFGGTSLSLKEVPYFLGKLNPKSLFLDILDNLKNLGNGKTSEVKHNAIATKACKAAIKGNDKLEVNEMIKLIEDLRFIDDPFHCPHGRPVIIKFTNTDIEKKFRRII encoded by the coding sequence TTGAAGAGAATTAACATTTTAAATGAGGATACAGCAAACAAGATTGCAGCTGGAGAAGTTGTTGAAAGACCATCTTCGGTGGTTAAGGAATTGGTTGAAAACTCCATTGATGCAAATTCTAAAAATATAACAATTGAAATAGAAGAAGGTGGAATCTCTTTAATTCGAATTATAGATGACGGAGAAGGAATCTATAAAGATGATATAGCCAAAGCCTTTCTTCCCCATGCTACAAGTAAAATTAAAGGATCTGAAGACATATATAATATACATACCTTGGGCTTTAGAGGAGAAGCTCTTCCTTCAATAGCTTCGGTAGCAAAAGTTAATTTAAAATCCAAGCAGGAAAATGAAGAATTTGGTTATGAGATATTTATTGAAGGCGGAAAGGCTTCTGAAGTAATGGAATGTGGTGTTAACAAAGGTACTCTTCTTGAGGTTCGTGATCTATTTTATAATGTACCTGCTAGAAAGAAATTTTTAAAGTCTGTCTCTAAAGAAGGTTCATTAATAAGCGATATAATAACCAGGCTTGCCCTAGCTAATCCTAAGATCAGTTTTAAATTATACAACAATCAAAAAAAGATTCTACACACTTTTGGAAACGGAGAACTTAAGGATGTTATAAGGACTATATATGGAAAGTCTATAACTGATAATATACTTTATTTTAATGATGCTTCTGATTTGATTACGGTTTATGGATATGTAGGAACTGAAGAAATTGCTAGAGGATCTAGAAATAATCAAAGTGTGTTTGTAAATAAGCGATACATAAAGAATAGAGCATTAGCCATAGCAGTCGAACAAGCGTTTAAGTCTTTTTCTACAGTTAACAAGTTCCCATTTTTTATATTATTCATAGAAGTATATCCTGAATATGTAGATGTTAATATTCATCCTACTAAGGCAGAGGTTAAGTTTAATGATGAAAGAATGATATTTCAAAAAATCTTTGGAGCTGTTCATACTACTTTAAAAAGCGAAGTATTTGATACATTTGCTATTAAGGAAGAAGAACCTAAAAATTCTCCAATACCAACTTTTGAAGAAATAACTTTTAAAATAAAAGAAGAGGAAGAAAAAGTTAAAGTTGCAAATTCAGCAGTCAAAACATTAATGGAACAAGGAAAGGATCTTAAAGTCAATAACTATTCTAATAATGAAGATAGAACAATGAATGCTTATAATGTAACTTCAACTTATGATAGTAATATATCAATTGAAAACAAAGACTTTAATGAAGAAGGAAAAAATAGAGTAGAGATACCTGTAGATTTAAAATCTAATAATGATATTGAAGAAAAATTTTCTGAGGATAATAATGCTGAAGAAGACAACTACAATCCTATTGTTATGTTAAACTCAAAGGAATATAGTAAAATTGATGAAGAAAAACCTATTGCTAAATTTCCGCCTATATCAATAATTGGCCAATATAATAAAACTTACATATTAGGTGAATACGACGGTACATTATATATGATTGACCAGCATGCAGCTCATGAAAAAATATTATTTGAGAAGTATTTAAAAGAAATTGAGAATGGAACTATTATTATCCAACCTCTCATAGTTCCAAGCATAATAGATTTAAGTATGGATGATTATTCTTATTTTGAGGAGAATAAAGAAATATTTAAACAGGCAGGATTTTTACTAGAGGAATTTGGTGGTACTTCTTTATCATTAAAAGAGGTTCCTTACTTTTTGGGAAAACTTAATCCTAAGAGTTTATTTTTAGATATTCTAGATAATTTGAAGAATTTAGGAAATGGAAAAACGAGCGAGGTAAAGCATAATGCAATTGCAACCAAAGCTTGCAAAGCTGCCATTAAAGGAAATGATAAACTAGAAGTAAATGAAATGATAAAGTTAATTGAAGATCTAAGATTTATAGATGATCCTTTTCATTGTCCTCACGGAAGACCTGTAATAATAAAGTTTACAAATACAGATATTGAGAAAAAATTTAGGAGAATAATATAA
- the miaA gene encoding tRNA (adenosine(37)-N6)-dimethylallyltransferase MiaA, with translation MKQKLLIIGGPTAVGKTDLSIKLAKKLNGEILSADSMQIYKHMDIGSAKVTKEEMDGIKHYLIDIVEPDTEFSVADFKEYGEKALKSIIEKGKFPIISGGTGLYINSLTCNMNFTESEKDEDYRMYLEGLATEKGNEYIHNMLKDIDPISYAEIHPNNRKRVIRALEVFKLTNKPFSSYNAGEDFYNSNYDIFYYVLTMDRQKLYERINKRVDIMMEKGLLDECIRLKEMGYTSNVQSMQGIGYKEILYYLEGKISLDEAIDMIKQGSRNYAKRQLTWFRRDKRCIFLDKDIMSDDEILEKVINDIGKN, from the coding sequence ATGAAGCAGAAATTATTAATAATTGGCGGGCCGACAGCGGTGGGGAAGACTGACCTTTCAATTAAGCTTGCAAAAAAGCTTAATGGCGAAATTTTATCCGCTGATTCTATGCAGATATATAAGCACATGGATATTGGGTCTGCTAAGGTAACAAAAGAAGAAATGGATGGGATTAAACATTATTTAATAGATATCGTAGAACCAGATACTGAGTTTTCTGTTGCAGATTTTAAGGAATATGGAGAAAAAGCCTTAAAAAGCATCATAGAAAAAGGAAAATTTCCAATAATATCTGGAGGCACCGGACTATATATTAATTCATTAACTTGTAATATGAATTTTACTGAATCAGAAAAAGATGAAGATTATAGAATGTATTTAGAAGGGTTAGCCACTGAGAAGGGAAATGAATATATACACAATATGTTAAAAGATATCGATCCAATAAGCTATGCTGAAATACATCCTAATAATAGAAAAAGAGTAATTAGGGCATTGGAGGTATTTAAGCTTACTAATAAGCCGTTTAGTTCTTATAATGCTGGTGAAGATTTCTACAATAGCAATTATGATATTTTTTATTATGTATTAACTATGGATAGACAAAAACTATACGAAAGAATCAATAAAAGAGTAGATATTATGATGGAAAAGGGACTATTAGATGAGTGCATAAGATTAAAAGAAATGGGTTATACTTCAAATGTTCAATCCATGCAGGGAATTGGTTATAAAGAAATTCTTTATTATTTAGAGGGTAAAATTTCATTAGATGAAGCAATAGATATGATAAAACAAGGTTCTAGAAATTATGCTAAAAGGCAGCTAACATGGTTTAGACGAGATAAGAGATGTATTTTTTTGGATAAAGACATCATGAGCGATGATGAAATTTTAGAAAAAGTTATTAATGACATAGGAAAAAACTAG
- a CDS encoding SAM-dependent methyltransferase translates to MEELMKAIDEITKEEIIKLVISNKSNKSAEYNKITFVFKENNNKKYYQTEKYTDKQVFHENIDVDVLKEKVLMYISDYKQISAWSNSITFELKVSKKGKVLLSKKKDDNVKLINKSHNKEKNYILKEGMIIEPLIDLGVFTKEGKVVNSKYDKYKQINRFVEIIDDEIKSNDYSDLTILDFGCGKSYLTFVLYYYFVKIKKINVKMIGLDLKADVIKKCNDIAKRYNYENLHFELGDINGFKYNNKVDMVITLHACDTATDYALYNAIKWNTKMIFSVPCCQHEFNAQMKTDSLSILTRYGIVQERVAALMTDSVRANLLECVGYKTQLLEFIDIAHSPKNILIRASKANISKEKKQKALTEVKNLMKQFNLDPTLYNLLKNDTLI, encoded by the coding sequence ATGGAAGAATTAATGAAAGCTATTGATGAAATAACTAAAGAAGAAATTATAAAATTAGTTATAAGTAATAAATCTAATAAAAGTGCTGAATACAATAAGATAACATTTGTATTTAAAGAAAATAATAATAAAAAGTATTATCAAACAGAAAAATATACAGATAAGCAAGTTTTTCATGAAAATATTGATGTAGATGTTTTAAAAGAAAAAGTTTTAATGTATATATCAGATTATAAACAGATTTCTGCTTGGTCTAATTCTATCACTTTTGAATTGAAAGTATCTAAAAAAGGTAAGGTTTTATTAAGTAAGAAAAAAGATGATAATGTAAAACTTATTAATAAGAGTCATAATAAAGAGAAAAATTATATTCTAAAAGAAGGAATGATTATTGAACCACTTATTGATTTAGGTGTTTTCACTAAAGAAGGAAAAGTGGTTAATTCAAAATATGATAAGTATAAGCAGATAAATAGGTTTGTTGAAATTATCGATGATGAAATTAAGAGTAATGATTATAGCGATTTAACTATTTTAGATTTTGGATGCGGAAAATCTTATTTAACATTTGTGCTTTATTACTATTTTGTTAAGATTAAAAAAATTAATGTAAAGATGATAGGCTTAGATCTAAAAGCAGATGTTATAAAAAAATGTAACGATATAGCTAAACGATATAATTATGAAAATTTGCATTTTGAACTTGGAGATATTAATGGCTTTAAGTATAATAACAAAGTTGATATGGTAATTACATTACATGCATGTGATACTGCTACTGATTATGCCTTATATAATGCAATAAAGTGGAATACTAAAATGATTTTTTCAGTACCATGCTGTCAACATGAATTTAATGCTCAAATGAAAACTGATTCATTATCAATATTAACAAGGTATGGAATAGTGCAAGAAAGAGTTGCTGCTCTTATGACAGATAGTGTGCGTGCAAATCTATTAGAATGTGTTGGGTATAAAACTCAACTCTTAGAATTTATAGATATAGCTCATTCTCCTAAGAACATATTAATCAGGGCTTCAAAAGCGAATATATCTAAGGAGAAAAAACAAAAAGCATTAACTGAAGTGAAAAATTTAATGAAGCAGTTTAATTTAGATCCGACATTATATAATTTATTAAAGAATGATACCTTGATATAA
- the hfq gene encoding RNA chaperone Hfq encodes MVNKAQNNLQDIFLNNARRNKIQLTIHLLNGFQLKGTVKGFDNFTVILDSDNKQMLIYKHSISTITPAKPILFAENEYES; translated from the coding sequence TTGGTCAATAAAGCACAAAATAATTTACAAGATATTTTTTTAAATAATGCGAGAAGAAATAAGATACAGTTGACTATACATTTGTTAAATGGATTTCAATTAAAAGGTACTGTAAAAGGCTTTGACAATTTCACTGTTATTTTAGATTCTGATAACAAGCAAATGCTGATTTACAAGCATTCGATATCAACTATAACGCCAGCTAAACCAATTTTATTTGCAGAAAATGAATATGAAAGTTAG
- the lexA gene encoding transcriptional repressor LexA, whose product MSDEKDKQSEIYEFLKTYTESKGYPPSVREICEAVSLRSTSTVHGHLKRLERKGMIKRDPSKPRALEIAELSAPKREMINIPILGKITAGLPILATENIEDTFTLPLDYIKHDNELFMLRVSGKSMINAGINDNDLAIIESAQNAKNGDIVVALIDDSATIKRFYKEKDHIRLQPENDAMDPIIVDDCKVLGKLVGIFRSFI is encoded by the coding sequence ATGTCAGACGAAAAAGATAAGCAATCAGAGATATATGAATTTTTAAAAACATATACAGAAAGTAAAGGTTACCCACCTTCCGTTAGAGAAATTTGTGAAGCTGTATCATTAAGATCAACTTCAACCGTTCATGGACATTTAAAAAGATTAGAGAGAAAAGGCATGATTAAAAGAGATCCCTCTAAACCAAGAGCTTTAGAAATAGCTGAACTTTCAGCACCTAAAAGGGAAATGATAAACATTCCTATCTTGGGCAAGATTACAGCAGGTCTTCCAATACTTGCAACTGAAAATATAGAGGATACTTTTACCTTACCATTAGATTATATAAAACATGATAATGAGCTTTTTATGTTGCGTGTATCTGGAAAGAGCATGATTAATGCAGGTATTAACGATAATGATTTAGCGATTATAGAAAGTGCGCAAAATGCTAAAAACGGAGATATAGTAGTTGCATTAATTGACGATAGCGCTACTATAAAGAGATTCTACAAGGAAAAAGATCATATTAGACTTCAACCAGAAAATGATGCAATGGATCCAATCATAGTAGATGATTGTAAAGTTTTAGGTAAGCTTGTTGGTATATTCAGATCCTTTATATAA
- the aat gene encoding leucyl/phenylalanyl-tRNA--protein transferase — MPVFKLTRELVFPKPEFSEDDGLLAVGGDLSLPRLILAYRNGIFPWYDDGQPILWWCPKPRFILIPKEVKISKSMKKIIRKGEFKVTFNNDFEGVIGNCKFTREANGEGTWITDEMKNAYINLFKFGYAMSVETYLNDELVGGLYGVKVGKCFFGESMFSKVSNSSKIALIKLAEKLNEEKFIFIDCQMHTEHLESMGGKFVEWNVFKDLLNKGIDLH, encoded by the coding sequence ATGCCAGTCTTTAAATTGACAAGGGAACTTGTTTTCCCTAAGCCAGAATTTTCAGAAGATGATGGGCTTTTAGCAGTTGGTGGAGATTTATCTTTACCAAGATTAATTTTAGCTTATAGAAATGGTATTTTTCCATGGTATGATGATGGTCAGCCAATACTTTGGTGGTGTCCTAAACCTAGATTTATATTAATACCTAAAGAAGTTAAAATTTCAAAGTCTATGAAAAAAATTATAAGAAAAGGTGAATTTAAGGTAACCTTTAACAATGATTTTGAAGGCGTAATAGGTAATTGCAAATTCACTAGGGAAGCAAATGGTGAGGGAACCTGGATTACTGATGAAATGAAAAATGCATATATAAATCTTTTTAAGTTTGGTTATGCTATGAGCGTTGAAACATATTTAAATGATGAACTGGTAGGCGGATTATACGGAGTGAAGGTAGGAAAATGCTTCTTTGGTGAAAGCATGTTTTCTAAAGTAAGCAATTCATCGAAGATAGCACTTATTAAACTAGCTGAAAAATTAAATGAAGAAAAGTTCATTTTTATAGATTGTCAAATGCATACAGAGCATTTAGAGAGTATGGGTGGAAAATTTGTAGAATGGAATGTTTTTAAGGATTTGCTAAACAAAGGTATAGATTTGCATTAA
- a CDS encoding methionine gamma-lyase family protein encodes MLKQTEEFLIKNYNIGEKTFDIYRQALTDTEAQFKEYDEIREFNQLKVLRAFQTEKISDSHFTNTTGYGLDDLGRDALDNVYANIFNTEAGLVRPHFVSGTHAIGCAIAGNVRPGDKILCVSGLPYDTLLGVLGLSEKKNPGSLDEYGIKTEIVDLDKEGKFQFDKIKEALKSDSSIKLIHIQRSTGYASRKSFLVSQIAEVIKCIKEIREDVIIFVDNCYGEFIETVEPTEFGADIMAGSLMKNIGGGIAPGGGYIVGKKEYVDAAANRMTVPGVGGEYGATYGLMRSFYQGLFSAPHVAIEAVKTAIFCARVMEIAGFKVFPASSDKRTDIIQAIEFGDPKKLVNFCSGIQAGSPIDAFAVCEPWAMPGYDSEIVMAAGAFISGSTIELSADGPVREPYIAYIQGGLNFDHGKIGVLIGLSRVLNVL; translated from the coding sequence ATGTTAAAACAAACAGAAGAATTTTTAATTAAAAATTATAATATAGGAGAGAAGACGTTTGATATTTATAGACAGGCTTTAACTGACACTGAAGCTCAATTTAAAGAATATGATGAAATTAGAGAATTTAATCAGCTCAAAGTTTTAAGAGCTTTTCAAACTGAAAAAATTAGTGATTCACATTTTACGAATACCACTGGATATGGTCTTGATGATTTAGGTCGTGATGCATTAGATAATGTATACGCAAATATTTTTAATACTGAAGCTGGTCTTGTGCGTCCGCATTTTGTCAGTGGAACTCATGCTATAGGATGTGCTATAGCTGGTAATGTACGACCTGGGGATAAAATACTTTGCGTTTCAGGTCTTCCGTATGATACCTTATTAGGTGTACTTGGTTTATCAGAAAAAAAGAATCCGGGCTCTTTAGATGAATATGGAATAAAAACAGAAATAGTTGATTTAGATAAAGAAGGAAAATTCCAATTTGATAAAATTAAAGAGGCTTTAAAGAGTGATTCGAGTATAAAACTTATACATATTCAAAGAAGTACTGGTTATGCTTCTAGAAAGTCATTTTTAGTTTCCCAAATAGCAGAAGTGATTAAATGTATTAAAGAAATTCGTGAAGATGTTATAATCTTCGTTGATAATTGTTATGGTGAGTTTATAGAAACTGTTGAGCCTACTGAATTTGGTGCTGACATAATGGCAGGATCTCTTATGAAGAATATAGGAGGGGGGATTGCACCAGGAGGTGGATACATAGTTGGAAAGAAAGAATATGTAGATGCTGCTGCAAATAGAATGACTGTACCAGGAGTGGGTGGCGAATATGGCGCTACATATGGTCTTATGAGGAGTTTTTATCAAGGGTTATTTTCTGCACCTCATGTAGCTATAGAGGCTGTAAAAACAGCAATTTTTTGCGCACGTGTAATGGAAATAGCAGGCTTTAAAGTATTTCCAGCATCAAGTGATAAAAGAACAGATATTATACAAGCAATAGAATTTGGAGATCCTAAAAAATTAGTTAATTTCTGTAGTGGTATACAGGCAGGTTCACCAATAGATGCATTTGCAGTGTGTGAGCCTTGGGCAATGCCTGGTTACGATAGTGAAATTGTTATGGCTGCAGGAGCATTTATTTCAGGTTCAACTATTGAATTATCTGCAGACGGGCCAGTTAGAGAACCGTATATTGCTTATATACAAGGCGGGCTAAATTTTGATCATGGTAAAATTGGAGTACTTATTGGATTAAGCAGAGTATTGAATGTTTTATAG